From one Acidobacteriota bacterium genomic stretch:
- the msrB gene encoding peptide-methionine (R)-S-oxide reductase MsrB — MSIEKQISDTGYDISPLSADERTRLAANLDREAYRVLIEHGTEPAFCGNLTDNKMEGVYQCKLCGLPLFRSNEKFNSGTGWASFYAPFDKEHLKYVRDTKFGMVRTEIRCARCDGHQGHVFPDGPPPTGDRYCLNSASLEFVETPDSAPDIEI; from the coding sequence ATGAGCATCGAAAAACAGATCTCGGACACCGGCTACGACATTTCGCCGCTTTCGGCCGATGAACGGACGCGTCTTGCGGCGAATCTTGACCGGGAAGCGTACCGCGTCCTGATCGAGCACGGCACTGAACCCGCATTCTGCGGCAATTTGACCGACAACAAGATGGAAGGCGTCTACCAATGCAAGCTTTGCGGATTGCCTCTGTTTCGTTCGAACGAGAAGTTCAATTCCGGAACCGGTTGGGCGTCATTTTACGCGCCGTTCGACAAGGAACATCTGAAATACGTTCGCGACACCAAGTTCGGGATGGTTCGCACCGAAATCCGTTGCGCCCGCTGCGATGGTCATCAGGGTCACGTATTCCCCGACGGTCCGCCGCCGACCGGCGATCGGTATTGCCTTAATTCGGCGTCGCTCGAATTCGTCGAAACGCCCGATTCCGCTCCGGACATCGAAATTTAG